A genomic window from Silene latifolia isolate original U9 population chromosome 11, ASM4854445v1, whole genome shotgun sequence includes:
- the LOC141611969 gene encoding uncharacterized protein LOC141611969, whose protein sequence is MEEEKVKVVKVKAIEATAESFKEYGQVIEASADGLPFGPYDAQLHLSRGIPRFYIMSLRDRELKFSTITHHANVTQCLGSIGGHAWYLGVAKPSIVTRVNVDDLSKKIDKSPCGHLYVPPNVEDVQVFRITGPKFIKLNVGTWHAGPLFLSEAMDFYNLELSDTNVVDHTTHNFSKDNGVVFVIEE, encoded by the exons ATGGAAGAAGAGAAGGTGAAAGTAGTGAAAGTGAAAGCAATAGAAGCAACAGCAGAAAGTTTCAAAGAATATGGTCAAGTTATTGAAGCCTCTGCAGATGGTCTTCCTTTCGGACCTTATGATGCTCAGCTTCATCTCTCCCGTGGAATACCTAG GTTTTATATTATGAGCCTTCGAGATCGGGAACTCAAGTTCTCTACAATCACACATCATGCAAATGTAACTCAGTGCTTAGGATCTATCGGTGGCCATGCTTGGTACCTTGGAGTAGCCAAGCCGTCAATAGTGACTCGTGTGAATGTCGATGACTTGAGCAAAAAGATCGATAAATCACCTTGTGGTCATTTATATGTGCCTCCCAATGTGGAAGATGTGCAAGTTTTCAGAATCACGGGCCCTAAATTTATTAAGCTGAATGTTGGGACATGGCATGCTGGACCTTTGTTTTTGTCCGAGGCCATGGACTTCTACAACTTGGAATTGAGTGATACCAAT GTGGTTGATCATACAACTCACAACTTCAGCAAGGATAACGGAGTAGTTTTTGTGATTGAAGAATAG